One window from the genome of Cryptococcus deuterogattii R265 chromosome 10, complete sequence encodes:
- a CDS encoding folylpolyglutamate synthase, with the protein MPGPSGQGQHPPHTGSAVETNTLPNPSPTATNSTFNGLGKIDLGLSRMQTLLSSFAPPLSIPAIHLAGTNGKGSVSALLESCFLSAGFRVARYNSPYLLEPRDAVRIDGLPPTQEQWEEAVRTVKGVDEKKNVGATVFEITTAAAYWLINNTKNTCCAQQGPGRGRGVDVMIIECGMGGARDATNVIPADTILASALTSVGLDHTAFLGETVEEITREKASIAVRDAVFVIGAQQYEGVVDMARRTAGERGAKVLEALRTEKVSEVGMEKGRQVVSVEPFKPPPPVQLRTLLPSLPTATTTSSSSSGDNSSIITQLSLPGNHQLDNLSVALTILQAIRHDTRAKQIQPLLERLTDTAIQQGVASCQWEGRCSWVHYVENRQGESHSFLVDGAHNSDSAKVLRDYIDSLSIEGDDNLEPRFRFIVSLSASPGKSIDSVLSPLLRRGDEIELVEFTTPVQGMPWIKTVPRDEVARAARQLLGEEAVIIGGVGEDGVRDALRNAKGSGRLAVVCGSLYLVADVYRLMKDEYL; encoded by the coding sequence ATGCCCGGTCCATCAGGCCAAGGTCAACACCCTCCCCATACCGGGTCTGCCGTAGAGACCAATACTCTGCCTAACCCCAGTCCAACCGCCACCAACTCTACCTTCAATGGTCTCGGGAAAATCGACCTCGGTCTCTCCCGAATGCAAACCCTGCTTTCATCCTTTGCTCCCcccctttccatccctgcCATCCATCTTGCCGGCACCAATGGCAAAGGTTCCGTCTCTGCCCTTTTAGAATCTTGTTTCCTCTCTGCTGGTTTTCGCGTAGCTCGATACAATTCGCCATACTTGCTCGAGCCGAGGGATGCTGTTCGTATTGATGGGTTACCGCCTACCCAGGAGCagtgggaagaggcagTAAGGACGGTGAAGGGGgttgatgagaagaagaatgtggGGGCGACGGTTTTTGAGATCACCACCGCTGCTGCGTATTGGTTAATCAACAATACGAAGAATACTTGTTGTGCCCAACAGGGACCGGGGCGGGGACGGGGAGTGGATGTGATGATTATTGAATGTGGGATGGGCGGCGCCAGAGATGCCACAAACGTGATCCCCGCTGACACCATCCTTGCTTCCGCACTCACCAGTGTTGGGTTGGACCATACTGCGTTTTTGGGTGAGACGGTGGAAGAGATCACAAGGGAGAAAGCTAGTATTGCAGTCCGGGACGCGGTGTTTGTGATCGGAGCGCAACAGTATGAAGGGGTGGTGGATATGGCGAGGAGAACGGCGGGGGAAAGGGGTGCAAAAGTTTTGGAAGCGTTGCGGACGGAGAAGGTGTCGGAGGtggggatggaaaagggaagacaGGTGGTGTCTGTCGAACCTTTTAAACCTCCGCCTCCTGTGCAATTGCGCACCCTGCTTCCCTCACTACCTACTGCTACCACTACCTCCTCTAGCAGTAGCGGCGACAACAGTAGCATCATTACTCAGTTATCTCTTCCTGGGAACCACCAGCTTGATAATCTATCCGTTGCGCTTACTATTCTCCAGGCTATACGGCATGACACTCGTGCCAAACAGattcaacctcttcttgagaGGCTGACAGACACCGCTATACAGCAAGGAGTGGCTTCTTGTCAATGGGAGGGCCGTTGTTCATGGGTACACTACGTTGAGAATCGTCAAGGCGAATCGCATTCTTTCCTAGTGGATGGAGCACATAACAGCGACTCTGCAAAAGTTTTACGCGATTACATTGATTCTCTATCAATAGAAGGAGACGACAACCTAGAACCCCGCTTCCGGTTCATCGTCTCTCTCTCTGCATCACCAGGCAAATCCATCGATAGCGTGCTCTCTCCGCTTTTACGGCGTGgcgatgagattgagttgGTAGAGTTTACGACGCCGGTGCAAGGTATGCCGTGGATCAAGACGGTGCCAAGGGACGAGGTTGCACGAGCTGCGAGACAGCTGTTaggggaagaagcggtTATTATCGGTGGGGtaggggaagatggtgtAAGGGATGCATTGCGGAATGCAAAGGGTTCAGGGAGATTAGCGGTTGTGTGTGGAAGTTTGTACCTTGTAGCGGATGTCTATCGATTAATGAAGGACGAGTACTTGTAA
- a CDS encoding chorismate synthase: protein MSSFGTLYRVHTYGESHCKSVGCIVDGVPPGLQLTEADIQTQLSRRRPGQSDITTARSEFDTVHVQSGTEHGVTLGTPIGLLVHNKDQRPHDYAETDLYPRPSHADYTYLAKYGVKASSGGGRASARETIGRVAAGAIAEKYLKEAFGVEIVAFVASVGKVALPFADEEDEVLGKEYMDLVKTVTREEVDKEITRCPHKETSKKMEETIRAAKAKDDSLGGSVTCVIRRCPLGLGEPCFDKLEAVLAHAMLSIPSTKSFEIGSGLRGSTFPGSVHNDPFVEGVDEKTGGRRLRTVTNWSGGVQGGISNGEDIYFRIGFKPPATIAQEQSTAKYDGTEGVLAAKGRHDPCVVPRAVPIVETMAALVIMDMVLQQNARLTAASLLPDLTHLPPTMVLPGKGTIQKIKEGQSVGEVQNQKVGEE from the exons ATGTCTAGCTTCGGAACTCTTTACCGAGTACACACCTACGGCGAAAGCCATTGCAAGAGTGTCGGCTGTATCGTTGACGGCGTCCCTCCC GGACTTCAATTGACAGAGGCCGACATCCAAACGCAACTGTCTAGGAGAAGACCTGGACAGAGCGATATTACTACTGCT CGATCCGAGTTCGACACTGTTCATGTCCAGTCTGGCACCGAGCACGGTGTTACTCTTGGTACCCCTATCGGCCTTCTTGTCCACAACAAGGACCAACGACCTCACGACTACGCCGAGACTGATCTTTATCCCCGACCTTCCCATGCCGACTACACCTATCTTGCCAAGTATGGTGTCAAGGCTTCTTCTGGTGGTGGTCGTGCTTCCGCACGTGAGACTATCGGACGAGTTGCGGCTGGTGCGATCGCGGAGAAATACTTGAAGGAGGCTTTCGGTGTCGAGATTGTCGCCTTCGTAGCCAGTGTTGGCAAGGTCGCTTTGCCTTTCGccgacgaagaggatgaggtttTGGGCAAAGAGTACATGGACCTTGTGAAGACTGTTACTAGAGAGGAAGTTGACAAGGAGATCACCCGATGCCCTCACAAGGAGACTAGcaaaaagatggaggagacTATTCGTGCtgccaaggccaaggatGATTCCTTGGGCGGTTCCGTCACCTGTGTTATCCGACGATGCCCCCTCGGTTTGGGCGAACCCTGCTTCGACAAGCTCGAGGCTGTTCTTGCTCACGCCATGCTTTCTATCCCCTCGACCAAGTCTTTCGAAATCGGTTCCGGTCTTCGTGGATCCACTTTCCCTGGTAGTGTCCACAACGATCCTTTCGTGGAGGGCGTCGATGAGAAGACcggtggaagaaggttgaggacTGTGACTAACTGGAGTGGTGGTGTTCAAGGAGGTATCTCCAACGGCGAGGATATCTACTTCAG GATTGGTTTCAAGCCTCCTGCGACCATTGCTCAGGAACAGTCTACTGCCAAGTACGACGGTACTGAGGGCGTATTGGCTGCCAAGGGCCGACACGATCCTTGTGTTGTTCCCCGTGCTGTCCCTATCGTGGAGACTATGGCTGCTCTGGTCATCATGGA CATGGTCCTCCAACAGAATGCCCGATTGACTGCcgcttctctccttcccgACCTCACCCACTTGCCCCCTACAATGGTGCTCCCCGGAAAAGGTACCATTcagaagatcaaggagggCCAGAGCGTTGGAGAAGTGCAAAATCAGAAGGTTGGCGAGGAGTAG
- a CDS encoding specific transcriptional repressor, with amino-acid sequence MSASESQIPAISSSGGRVSHPSSPSSTANIASTSIPSAAERQDGIPNSPTNIPEGAVGGTITAITSGTTQIPRNNQVLTEDSQEPPVPERHANLERSSGTQASEVKEEAQEIEEGPKFIQPDHFSPLTNNLNGSGAARGIPNIGDGWLSPEDDPHALRGIPVFKPSMEEFIDFEGYARKTTAWGQYSGIVKIIPPVEWIDSVPPISKSSLASVRVTDPIQQNLIGSSGLFRIANVVRNKRRPLTVEEWFKKCKDKKFSGPGPKDVGSTTNRDSKEAEERRQKVRDDMKKEKERRREKRLAAEANRVRKATEIEDIKEEKENNGQVQPVSDRKDEASTDSVNKPQELHSASLGPEPFTKSRTFEKHINPWYESFDPKEDWLPENTRREDYSLEACVALERRFWKNMGLGEPSWYGADMEGSLFMDEKTPWNVAHLPNLLNRWDLRHLPGVNAPYLYFGMWGASFAWHVEDMDLFSINYIHFGAPKFWYAIPQQQAERFERILQGYFPEDARNCDQFLRHKSFAVSPYRLANDGMRVNMLVHNQGEFVITYPRGYHAGFNMGFNCAESVNFALDSWVELGRRAKACKCVNHSVRIDVDEMLAKDAIRFKGEEELLNAIAEERNKKKQRKRLSSGDDRTPRKRAKQDSQKPSDDTVLSHTPAIIEEADQSKPVKAPRKRISKAIIDISSNQQPAKADLFKDPNAFPCLFCPGFAKDDLLPVFDPSDAVKARWKPRHGEIMAHHSCALAMPGVGIEDREVPGGFGTFIVGVENVESARWKLKCLLCKDKKLQKTGAKIQCTKGKCPRAFHVSCARESDVASLKIWEVETPMLSGEGEPPLPEDAEIPMMIDIKVELLCPQHNPEVKEKLEQRKAEAFRDRVMSIPSGSKIKIKIRTGASLEYILVEARETTQEVYVQDAEGIGGIFPWSSIDLRPAQGPLLENEYARTHVNANNRRHDQMNGASSQDDQSDVQRHLAPQDKQSAQPAHARPLRMDEMLNPSPKKSKKLNQGSGLARRESAPEPAPYNSYPPHGSGHHPKHHFHVHSAGHLEHLAHHPSSQFPTPVPPLQVSHQMSYQLTHPVLHHQQYQAVPQRVFHPQPPSQEHQPLYPIPHPQVSHHPHHLAPPPSNTSQRLASHLAPHESHYSRPSSVPVLHHYHHLPPPQPSYPHPRYPTPPQTHYPSHPHPHHEPHIQSSALPPPPPPPAPGHLMNDQAGNPSHPHRQMYEPYRRHSAPHPVHPTHFVNPVTTEQSRLGDRKVSTPNGAGHLPVPDGY; translated from the exons ATGTCGGCTTCGGAATCACAAATTCCTGCAATTTCGTCAAGTGGAGGTCGGGTTTCCCATCCCtcatcgccatcttctACGGCCAACATAGCAAGTACTTCAATACCTTCTGCGGCTGAGCGACAAGATGGAATACCTAATTCCCCGACGAACATCCCGGAAGGAGCGGTGGGCGGCACAATCACAGCAATCACTTCAGGTACCACTCAAATTCCTCGAAATAACCAAGTTTTAACAGAAGATTCGCAAGAACCGCCTGTACCTGAAAGGCATGCCAATCTAGAGAGATCCTCGGGAACGCAAGCTAGTgaagtgaaggaagaagctcagGAAATCGAGGAAGGGCCCAAATTTATACAACCAGATCATTT TTCTCCACTCACAAACAACCTTAACGGCAGTGGAGCAGCTCGTGGTATACCAAATATTGGAGACGGGTGGTTGTCACCCGAGGATGACCCTCATGCACTGAGAGGCATTCCAGTTTTCAAACCTTCGATGGAGGAATTCATT GACTTTGAAGGATATGCACGCAAGACTACGGCTTGGGGTCAGTATTCCGGCATCGTCAAGATTATTCCTCCTGTAGAGTGGATCGATTCTGTGCCTCCCATTTCCAAGTCCAGTCTCGCTTCCGTCCGAGTGACCGATCCTATTCAGCAAAATCTGATAGGATCTTCGGGTCTGTTCCGAATAGCCAATGTCGTGCGGAACAAACGCCGTCCGTTGACTGTGGAAGAATGGTTCAAGAAATGCAAAGACAAAAAATTCTCGGGCCCGGGACCAAAAGACGTTGGGAGTACTACGAATCGAGATTCGaaggaagcggaagaaagaagacaaaaagtCAGGGACgatatgaagaaggagaaagaaagacgaagagaaaaacGATTGGCGGCGGAAGCGAATAGGGTAAGGAAGGCAACGGAGATCGAAGACataaaggaagaaaaagaaaacaatGGTCAAGTACAGCCGGTCTCGGATAGAAAGGATGAAGCATCTACCGACTCTGTCAATAAACCCCAGGAACTCCATTCTGCTTCTTTAGGACCCGAGCCATTTACGAAGAGCAGAACGTTCGAGAAACACATTAATCCTTGGTACGAATCATTCGATCCTAAAGAAGACTGGTTACCAGAGAACACACGCCGGGAGGATTATTCCTTAGAAGCGTGCGTAGCTCTAGAAAGGAGATTCTGGAAGAACATGGGGCTGGGTGAGCCGAGCTGGTACGGTGCGGATATGGAGG GATCGCTTTTTATGGATGAAAAAACACCGTGGAATGTGGCTCACCTGCCAAATCTTCTCAATAGATGGGATCTGAGGCATCTCCCCGGTGTTAACGCGCCGTATCTTTACTTTGGAATGTGGGGTGCTTCTTTTGCGTGGCACGTGGAAGAT ATGGACCTCTTTTCAATAAATTATATCCATTTTGGTGCGCCCAAATTCTGGTATGCTATACCACAGCAGCAAGCGGAACGTTTTGAACGTATCTTGCAAG GCTATTTCCCCGAAGATGCCCGTAACTGTGATCAATTTCTCCGCCATAAATCTTTCGCTGTTTCGCCCTATCGTCTTGCCAATGATGGTATGCGCGTCAATATGCTGGTCCATAATCAAGGCGAATTCGTCATTACATATCCACGGGGATATCATGCCGGGTTCAATATGGGATTCAATTGTGCAGAGAGCGTGAATTTTGCTTTGGATAGCTGGGTCGAGTtaggaaggagagcgaAAGCGTGCAAATGTGTGAATCACAG CGTGCGAATTGATGTTGACGAAATGTTGGCTAAGGATGCCATCCGCTTCaaaggcgaggaagaacttCTCAACGCTATTGCAGAAGAGCGgaataaaaaaaagcagCGCAAAAGGCTTTCTTCAGGCGATGATCGCACTCCGAGGAAAAGAGCCAAACAAGATTCTCAGAAGCCATCCGACGATACTGTCCTTTCGCATACTCCGGCCATTATCGAGGAGGCTGATCAATCCAAGCCCGTAAAAGCGCCAAGGAAACGCATCTCAAAGGCAATCATAGATATCTCGTCAAATCAGCAGCCAGCGAAAGCGGACCTTTTCAAGGACCCGAACGCTTTCCcctgcctcttctgcccGGGTTTTGCCAAGGACGACCTTCTACCTGTTTTCGACCCGTCGGATGCTGTAAAAGCGAGGTGGAAGCCACGTCATGGAGAAATAATGGCTCATCATTCCTGTGCACTGGCTATGCCAGGAGTTGGTATCGAGGACAGGGAGGTCCCTGGTGGATTTGGGACATTCATTGTAGGTGTAGAGAATGTAGAGAGTGCACGATGGAAATTG AAATGCCTTCTGTGCAAAGACAAGAAGCTTCAAAAAACTGGGGCTAAAATACAATGCACAAAG GGCAAATGTCCGCGAGCTTTCCATGTCTCTTGTGCTCGAGAAAGCGATGTTGCGAGTCTCAAAATTTGGGAAGTCGAGACTCCCATGTTgtcaggagaaggagaaccGCCCTTGCCAGAGGATGCGGAAATTCCGATGATGATCGATATCAAAGTCGAGCTTTTGTGTCCTCAACATAATCCA gaggtgaaggaaaaaCTGGAACAGAGAAAGGCAGAGGCGTTCAGGGATAGAGTGATGTCTATCCCTTCAGGATCAAAAatcaagatcaagatcaGAACAGGAGCGTCGTTAGAATACATTCTTGTCGAGGCTAGAGAGACGACCCAGGAAGTCTATGTGCAGGATGCTGAGGG CATCGGCGGGATCTTTCCATGGTCTAGTATCGATCTAAGGCCCGCACAGGGCCCGTTATTGGAAAATGAGTATG CTCGTACGCATGTCAACGCCAACAATCGTCGACATGACCAAATGAATGGTGCATCTTCTCAAGATGATCAATCCGACGTGCAACGCCATTTGGCCCCTCAGGACAAGCAGTCTGCGCAACCTGCTCATGCAAGGCCGCTAAGAATGGACGAGATGCTTAATCCTTCTCcgaaaaagtcaaaaaagTTGAACCAAGGATCAGGATTGGCGAGACGCGAATCAGCGCCTGAACCTGCGCCTTACAATtcttatcctcctcatgGCTCTGGACACCATCCCAAGCACCATTTTCATGTCCACTCTGCAGGTCATCTTGAACATCTTGCACACCATCCCAGCAGCCAATTTCCCACCCCCgtacctcctcttcaagtATCTCATCAGATGTCATATCAATTAACCCATCCAGtactccatcatcaacaataTCAGGCGGTACCGCAACGGGTTTTCCACCCGCAGCCGCCATCGCAAGAGCATCAACCACTTTACCCCAtacctcatcctcaagtTTCTCATCATCCGCATCACctcgctcctcctccatccaaTACATCTCAGCGGTTAGCAAGCCATCTAGCACCACACGAGTCACACTATTCaagaccttcttctgtgcCCGTGCTACACCACTACCACCACTTACCTCCCCCACAGCCCAGCTACCCACATCCCCGTTACCCGACGCCGCCCCAAACCCACTacccatctcatcctcatcctcatcacGAACCACATATTCAATCGTCGGCACTaccgccgccgccaccaccaccagcccCCGGCCATCTCATGAATGATCAAGCGGGGAACCCCTCTCACCCTCATCGTCAGATGTATGAACCTTACAGAAGACATTCCGCCCCTCATCCTGTGCATCCTACGCATTTTGTGAATCCTGTGACTACTGAGCAAAGTCGGTTAGGGGATAGAAAGGTTTCCACGCCGAATGGAGCAGGGCATCTCCCAGTTCCTGATGGATATTGA